Proteins co-encoded in one Papaver somniferum cultivar HN1 chromosome 5, ASM357369v1, whole genome shotgun sequence genomic window:
- the LOC113282051 gene encoding uncharacterized protein LOC113282051, which yields MSFGDGCNIDYLAVANEVPEPQESQLNEVGCSQEGMHMTVHDSLVKEFQLLDPPEFTGSSDIAVAEEWFSDIEKKLALMSATDEQRVILATDMLKGEASHWWDINKYTVVSEGMTWREFVDSFLERYYPFSDRNMKKIELMRLVRKEFWDRVDNKIEKRKAGKSVQKPQKKKQRKWPLANLYSEPIVTTEEKICFACKESGHLVKNCPSKMQDPKTKFSISSSTPDPSCSSTLNPNPNPSSTLSPNPNPSPNLDPNPSPTLNSNSSHSHSPTSNTNHEQKSQKRLERLLRWKQQQQQQQQQHLQHPRKLRAINDQKLQLQRERQQRRQLRRQQKYQQPEVAHVEVNMEDFWESEKKRKMGKTKLSPSWQQHHQQHHQPYIVPQTALAVEGQLLCFRCQQIGHYKKDCPLKVEGQIFCYRCRQTGHCKKDCPLKLQQQPALAVEGQVLCFYCRQTGHYMKDCPLHLQQQQLSI from the coding sequence GTAGCAAACGAAGTCCCGGAACCTCAGGAATCACAGTTGAATGAAGTGGGATGCTCCCAAGAGGGAATGCATATGACAGTGCATGACTCTTTGGTCAAGGAGTTTCAACTACTTGATCCACCAGAATTTACGGGGTCTTCGGACATAGCTGTAGCAGAAGAGTGGTTTAGCGATATTGAGAAGAAACTAGCTTTAATGAGTGCTACTGATGAGCAGCGAGTAATCCTTGCTACTGATATGCTTAAGGGAGAGGCAAGTCATTGGTGGGATATAAACAAATACACTGTGGTCAGTGAAGGAATGACATGGAGAGAATTTGTGGATTCCTTCTTGGAAAGATATTATCCTTTTTCAGACCGGAACATGAAAAAGATTGAACTCATGCGACTTGTTCGAAAGGAGTTTTGGGATAGAGTGGATAACAAAATTGAGAAAAGGAAAGCAGGCAAGTCTGTTCAGAAAccacaaaagaagaaacaaaggaaaTGGCCGCTTGCTAATTTATATAGCGAGCCGATAGTCACTACTGAAGAAAAGATTTGTTTTGCTTGTAAGGAGAGTGGTCATTTGGTGAAGAATTGTCCATCAAAGATGCAAGACCCTAAGACCAAGTTCTCCATTTCTAGTTCCACTCCCGATCCCAGTTGCAGTTCCACTCTCAATCCTAATCCCAATCCTAGTTCCACTCTCAGCCCCAACCCCAACCCCAGCCCCAACCTCGACCCCAATCCGAGCCCGACTCTTAATTCCAATTCCAGTCACAGCCACTCTCCCACTTCCAATACCAATCATGAGCAGAAATCTCAAAAAAGACTGGAGCGTTTACTCAGGTggaagcaacaacagcagcaacaacaacaacaacatctgcAGCACCCACGCAAGCTGCGCGCGATAAATGATCAGAAACTGCAGCTGCAACGAGAACGCCAACAAAGAAGGCAACTGAGAAGGCAACAAAAATATCAACAACCTGAAGTTGCACATGTGGAGGTTAATATGGAGGACTTTTGGGAaagtgagaagaagagaaaaatgggAAAGACCAAGCTCAGTCCCAGCTGGCAGCAACACCACCAACAACATCATCAGCCTTACATTGTGCCTCAGACAGCTCTAGCAGTAGAGGGTCAGCTACTCTGTTTCCGGTGTCAACAAATTGGTCATTACAAGAAAGATTGTCCATTGAAAGTAGAGGGTCAGATATTCTGTTACCGGTGTAGGCAAACTGGTCATTGCAAGAAAGATTGTCCATTGAAGCTCCAGCAACAGCCAGCTCTAGCGGTAGAGGGTCAGGTACTCTGTTTCTACTGTAGGCAAACTGGTCATTACATGAAAGATTGTCCATTGCacctgcagcaacagcagctaagCATATAG